The sequence TTCTCGATGACCCGCTCCGGATGGGAGCCGCCCAGGATCTGGCCCATGGTGCGCGACTTGATGCCGCCCGGGTAACCGGTGTGCCAGTAGAAGTTCTTGTCGGCCAGCTTGTTGCCGGTGAGCTTCACCTTATCGGCATTGATGACGACGATATTGTCGCCGCAATCCATGTGCGGGGTGAAGGTCGGCTTGTGCTTGCCGCGCAGGTAGTTGGCGAGAACGGTCGCGAGTCGGCCGAGCACGACGCCCTCAGCGTCGACGATCCACCACTTCTTCTCGATCTCGCTCGGTTTTGCCGAGTAGGTACGCATCTCTTTAACCATCCAGTGATGCTGCGAAATCCAATTGCCGCTCAAGGCCTGCAAGCCCAGGCGACGGGTCGGCGTAAAATAGACATCGAAGATATTAAGTCAAGCGATAAAAATCACGTGTTTTCAATGGGTTTATGAAAACGGTATTATAATACCTCACCACTATCCATCTGAGCAAGCAAGGCGACAGACCGAACCGGCGAACCCCATATGCCATATTTTTATTAAGTAAAAAATTGCGGCTGCTGGACCAACCTTTTCCGCCGATCAGAACGTTAAACACAACACCTGTCGATTGATGTGTTTTGTTTTTTCCCATAAAATAAATATATCGGTGATTTCGAATCAGAACTCCTCATGATCACTATAAAAATTGACTGAGATCACAGTTCAAAACAAGCAAGTGAACATACGATGGTGTGCGACTATGCTTAATTCGCTCTTGATCGCCGACGATCACAACGTGGTTCGAGAAACACTTGTGGACTATCTCCAGGCCTCTCTCCCGGGCCTCGTGATCCATCAGGCCGCGAATTTCAACGACACCTGGCGCATGCGAGAGCATTGCGGCGAACCCGACGCACTGCTGATCGACTGGCATATGCCCGGAAGCAGCGGTCTCACGGGCATCCGCCGAACAATCGAAACCTATCCGAATTCCAGAGTTGTGATCTTTTCCGGAGAAATCTGCAACTCCGACCTTGAAGCGGCACGATCCCTCGGAGTGGCCGGCTATATTCCAAAAAGCTACGGCGCCCGGTCCGTCGTCGAAAGCCTTGACCGCCTTCGCCGCGACGGAAGCTGTTTCCCGCCGGACGCCGATGCATGTTCTCGCACGGCTTGGAAATCCGGCCATCCACATCAAGTCTGCCGCACGCAACGCGCCGGTCTAATTATTTCGCCGCGGCAGATCGAAGTGCTGCGGCTCGCGGCGGTCGGTTTTCTCAATAAGGAAATCGCCAACCGGCTCAGCATAACGGAACCCACCGTCAAGGAGCATATGTCCAACATCCTGCGGTCTCTTCGGGCGAAAAACCGAACCGATGCGGCACGAATAGCCCGCGAATTGTCCCTAATCTAGTCCCCCAAAATGAGAGTGGCACCAAAGGGCCGACAGGCCTGGTCGCGGCAATGGCCGAAATGAGCGAAGACATGGCCGACCGACCGCTCGAGAAATCCGGCCACGGAACGACACCCGCATTCGACGATTTCCTGGCGCGCTTGCCGGTCCCCGCAATGATTTGCTCGAGCGACGGCATCGTGCGATCAGCGAACAGCGCAGCGTCCGCGCTCGCCGGCGTACAGCCACGCGAACTTATCGGCGCCCCAATTCAGGTCTCGCCACGATACAGCAGCCTCGGTTCAGCGCAGATAGCCTCCTTCGCCGAGGCCATCGTGGGCGCCCTCCATCAGGAAACCCCGATCACGCTCGAGCTTGAATTTGCGAGTGCAGACGGATCGTCCTGCTTTTTCAGTCATGTCGTCAGCCGGTTCGACGACCCGGCCTCGTCTCCCGGTGCGCTCATCCTCGCCTTCGACGTTACGGCCCAGAAAATCGCTTCCCGAGACCTCGAAGACAGGACCCTCGAACTGGAGGCCATTTTCGAAAACGCCCCGGTGATGATCGGGATGAAGGCGCCCGACGGCCGGTGGAACAAGGTGAACCGGTTCTTCGCCAGCATATTGTCCATGGAGCCGGAACAAATGTCCGGCAAACGGTCGGATGATTTCTGGCCCCCGGACGTTGCGAAGCAGGTACGCGAACACGACAGGAAGATCGTCGAAACGGATGTAACGAATGCAACGGTCCTGACCACCACGTCTTACACGGGTCGCAGAACGATTTACGGAACTAAATTCCCGATAAGGAACAGCGCCGGGGAACTCTCCTATATCGGCTTTGTCGGGGTCGATATCAGCGATCTCGTTGAAGCGAAAAAAGAAGCTGAGCTTGTCTCATTCAGGCTTCGGGAGGCGCAGCGCATTGGCAACATGGCCTACTGGACCTGGAACCGTCACACCGGAGAATTGTTCTGGTCCGAGGAATTGTTCCGACTCTTGAGCTGGGATCCGAGAGAGCATCCGGCCGATGTGTCCGAGTTTTTCCAGCGCATCCATCCCGAAGACCGGAAGGCTTTCCTGGATCGAACCCGCCAGGTCGACGAAGGCTTCCGGGCCATGATCGAGTATCGCTTCATGGCGGGCGACGGCCGCCAGATATGGCTCTATGACGAATCCCTCCCCGCCATCGAGCCGGACGGACAGAAGTTCGGAATCCTGCACGACATAACCGAGCGCAAGGAGGCCGAGATTCGATTGCGCGATTCCGAGAAGCGGCTCTCTATGGCCAAGCGGATTGCAGGTCTCGGAATGTGGGAAGTCGACCAGGTTGCGCGGAAGCTGATCTGGTCGGAAGAGGTCTATGCGATGCTCGGCCTCGAGAAGAATGCTCTGAACGCCGATATCTCAACCTGGAAAGCGTTTATCCATCCGGACGACCATGAAACCTACCGGACCGCCATCAAGAACTCCTTCGTCGATCGCCGCGCATATCAGGTCGAATATCGTGCGTTACATACCGACGGAAGCTACCGGATCATCCTGGAACATGGAGAGCACGAATTCGATGCCTCCGGCACCGCCATCCACTCCCGTGGAACCTTTCAGGACATCACAGAGCTCAAGAGCCTCCACAGCAAACTCATCGAATCCCAGAAGCTGGAGGCGACCGCTGCTCTCGCGGGCGGTCTTACCCATGACTTCAACAATATTCTGGGCGCGATCGCAGGAAATCTCGATGTCATGGAGATCCGCGGCGCGGCACGGCATGGCTTCGAAGCTCCGATCGACCGCATCAGGCAGGCAATCCGCTCGGGCCAATCCCTCACCCAACGGCTTCTGAACTTCTCACAGAACACGCCGCCCGAGCCCACGTCGGTGTCCCTAAATCGTGCCATCGAGAACATCGTGACGTTGATCGGCGGCTCAATCGGCAAATGTGTCTCGTTGGAATTCACCCCCAGCCCCGAACCGCTCTGCAGCGAGGTGGACATCAGCGGGCTCGAAACCGCCCTGCTCAATCAGATCCTGAACGCCAGGGAAGCCATGGAGAACGGCGGCTCGATCAGGATCGCTCTCTCCCGCGCCGATCCGTGCTGCCTCCCGGAATCACTGCCGCGAGGTTCGTACGTCGCCCTCTCGATCACGGACGATGGTCCGGGCATGCTTCCGGATGTCGCCCAGAACGCCTTCGAAGCTTTCTTCACCACCAAACGCGACAGCGGCGGCACGGGGCTCGGTCTCTATATGGTGCGGACATTCGTCAGGCTTCATGGCGGCGAGGCCATTCTCGAAACGGCTCTCGACCTGGGCACGCGCCTGACGCTGTTTCTGCCGGAGACAACCGCACAATATCCGGAGACCGCTCTCCACTATGAGAACACTTGCTCCGTCCAGCATCGCGGCAAGATCCTCGTCGTAGAGGACCAGCCGGGGATCCGCGCTTTTATCGAGGATTGTCTTCGGGAAAACGGATATGCGGTCGAGGCGGTTGCCTCGGCCGACGAAGCGGAGGAAAGGTTTTCAAAATCAGGCCGAAATGTCGACGCTCTGATCTGCGATATCAACTTGGGCAGTGCGACCGACGGATTCGCCCTCGCCCGACGTTTCCGGGCGCGCAATCCCGGCCTGGCCATCGTCTTTGTCTCGGGATATGCCGACAATGAGCGCACCGCGATTGCCGGAAAAGAGCTCGGCGCACCGCTTATCAAAAAACCTTTCCGGGTCGAAGATCTGCTGACTGCGTTGCAGCAGACCCTGCACGGCTGAGAGAACGACGCCGGACCGGCGTAACATTCTGGTCGCTGCGCATTCACCCTTTCGTGGTCTTCTCCACGAAGGCGTCGCAGGAATCGCGCAAGGATATGCCCTCGGTAGCGAGATTGTCCGCTGCGGCCAGAACCTCGCGGGACAGATCTCCGACACGCGAAGACGCAGATTGAACCTCGATGATATTTGTCGCGACTTCCTGTGTCGCGGCGCTCTGCTCCTCGACGCCCGCTGCAACCCCGGTCGCAATTTCGTCGAGGCGCTCGATCGTACGTGTCACGGCATTGTTGGCGCCGACAGCGTCACTCACCGCTGACTGGATCTGCGCGACCTGTTCAGAAATGTCCTCGGTCGCTTTCGCGGTCTGTGTAGCAAGACTTTTCACTTCGTTCGCGACAACCGCGAAGCCTTTGCCCGCATCCCCGGCACGGGCCGCCTCGATCGTCGCGTTGAGTGCCAGCAGATTTGTCTGAGCGGCAATATTCTGGATCAGGGACACCACCTCGCCGATCCGCTCGGCCGCTTCCGAGAGTGAATTGATCATCTCCGTCGAACGCTGTGATTCCCGAACGGACTCGTTGACGATCTTTGTCGCCTCGGACATCTGCCGGCTGATCTCGACAATGGAACTGCTGAGTTCCTCGGTCGCCGACGCGACTGTCGTTGCGGTGCTGTTCGCAATCCCAGCGGATTCCGCCATCGCCGAGGAGTTTGACTGCAACTGCGCCGATGCGGAGGAGACCTTGGTGACAACCTCCCGGACCGTGTCGGCCATTTTGATGTTCTCTGTAACGACCGACCAGGTAAGCATCGGCGCCAGGTAGGAGCCGTCAGGTGCATCCAGCGCCGATATCTGAAGATTCAGCTTCTCTTCGCCGAGGGAGATCACCGTTTTCCAGGGAAGATTGCTCCGGTCGCTCAGAATTCCGCGCTGATGTTCCGGGTGCTTGTGAAAGATGTCGATATTCGCACCTTCCAATTCGGAAGCCTTGACCGGCAACAGATGCTCGATCCGCTTCAGGGTCCGCTTGCTCGTTTCGTTGACATAAACGATGTCGAACGTGTCCTTGTCCGCCAGCATCACATTGACCGGCAGATTGTCGAGCATCTGCATCTGCCGCGCGACGGCCGCCTCGTTACGGACCCGCTCGGTGACGACCTCCCAGGTCAGCATGGGCCCCGTATACTGCCCGGCGGCGTCCCGCATCGCCGTCACCTGTAGATCGAGAATTTCGTCCCCGGCCTCGATCCTCGCCCGGTGCGGCAGGTTGTCCGGGTTGCGCAGCATTTCCCGCTGATATTCAGGATTCTTGTGAAAAATATCGATCGACTGACCGACGATCTCGTCTGGAGGCACCGGAAGAATTCCCCTAATCCTCTCCAGTGCCTCCATTGACGCATTATTCGCATAGTCAATTCGGAAGTCCGGCAATTTGCAGATCATGACCGCAACGGGTAGATCATCGAGCAGTTGATAAACGGATCGAGTCTTACTTACATCCCGCACGAACATGAGCATGCTACCGCCTTTCTTCCTGATTTCATGGTCCCAAATGGTCGCCTGATGTGACTATTGGTGATGACTTCACGAACGACGGTAGAATCAACCTTGTTACTTGCTATCGGCAACCCGACCTAAGAAGGGTGCGCAATCCATTGAAAAATAGAACACTTCTCAAGCGTACCGGTTGCACGCGACAACTTTGACGAATAATTGGCCGAATCAGAAACTTGCCGGATTCCGTGCACACCACGCTACGGAACACCGGATTTAAGGGGAAGAACGCCGGCGAAGATCTTGCCAGCGTCAGCTGGACGGCGCGAACCGTATTTGCGCGGTCATGGTTGCCCCGGGTTCGAGCCGCCTGAGTCCCGTTTTCCCGATCCCGCGGGCTGCCAGATTGACCGCATCGATCGCGTGGGACACCGGCTCTGCGCAGAAGAAGTTCCGCTGCGGTGGCGAGAAGAGGATCATATGTCCGAGTTCCGCACTGCCGCACATGGTCAACGTGGCGCCGTCCCCCGGCCAGACGATCGACAACCTGCCGTCCCAGCCGGAGAAACCGTTATCGAGGCCGCGCGGAAGCGGTATTCCCGCCGAGAAATCGAACTCCGGCGGTAACGTCACGGGCCCGTCGGGAAGGACACCGTCGACCGCTGGCCAGTAATCTTCAAAGCCGGCTTCCACTACCGGCCCGCCACGCCACGGGAAATACGGGTGATGGCCAAGTCCTGCCGGCATGGACCGGTCTCCCCGGTTGACCAGCCGCATTTCGAGGGAGAGAGCGCCATCCGCGAGCACGATGTGCTGCTCGGCACGATAGGCGAACGGCCAGTCTCCCGGCATGTAGTCGTAGGACATGTCGATCGACTGAGCCGTCACCTGATCGATCGTCCAGGAGAGGCTGCGGCCATGGCCGTGGATCGCGTTTGGCGCGCCTTTCTCCGTTGCCTCGATCCGGTGGATCTCGCCATCCCATTCGAAACGGGCATCCCGGATACGGTTCGAGAAAGGGACCAGCGGGAAACTGCCCCATGATCCCGACGCGCCGCTATCGATATCGGCATCAGGCGCCGACACCATCCAGTCGAAACGGTCCTCACCGTGCAAACTGAAGAACGCCGCAAGACGTCCCCCGTTTGCCGGCCAGACGTCGGCATGGAGGTCCCTGTCCGACAGACGGACGATGCCGGCCGCCGTCACCGCTGATCCTCCGGGGGAATGGAATAGGTGGCGGTCACGTGACAGACCGGGTCGTCCTCCTCGCCCGCGCTGAACAGGGTCACCTCGCCATAGGCGAGCCGCTTTCCGCATTTCAGCAGCCGGCCTTCCGCGATCAGATCCGCCGGTTTCGGCCGCCGCAGGAAATTCGCGTTGAGGCTGGTGGTCACAGCAAGCTTCACGATGCCGATGCGCGAGAGCACGCAGGCATAGACCACCACGTCCGCGAGCCCCATCATCACCGGCCCGCTAACGGTTCCGCCGGGGCGCAGAAAGTCTTCCCGGTACGGCAGCACGGCGCGCGCCGTTCCGTCGCCGATCTCTTCGAAAACGACTCCGTACTGGCCGACGGCCGGCACTTCCTCGCGGGCAATACGCTCCATTTCAGCATTGGATATCTTCGTCATTCGCCCCTCCCCCGGACGCGCGAAACGGGTATCCTCGTCATGATCGCGACGGAGTGCGCGGCGACGTATTCAGGGCAGGAAATTAGGACAGAGGCGAATGAGCAGTCATCTCTTTTCCCCGATCACCCTCCGCGGACTGACCCTCGACGACCGTATCGCGGTCTCCGCAATGTGCCAGTACCAGGCGGAAGACGGAAACGCGAACGACTGGCATCTGATGCATTACGGCTCGCTCTCCATGGGCGCCGGCGGTCTGCTCATTACCGAGGCGACACACGTCTCTCCCGAGGGCCGGATCTCGCCGAAATGTCTCGGCCTTTATTCCGACGAGAACGAAGCGGCCATCAAGCGCTTCGTCGATTTCTGCAAGACCTACGGCACGGCCAAACTCGGCATCCAGATCGCCCATTCCGGCCGCAAAGGCTCGACCCAGCCTCCCGGAAAAGGCGGCAAGCCGATCGCCATCGCCGAGGGTGGCTGGGAAACGGTCGCCCCGTCGGGCCTCGGTTATGCCGACTGGCCGGCCCCGCGCGGGCTCGACGATGCCGGTCTCGCTAAGGTGAAAGCCGAGTTCGTTGCAACGACCAAGCGCGCCGATCGGGTCGGCTTCGATCTTGCTGAGCTGCATGGCGGTCACGGCTACCTGCTGCACCAGTTCGTCTCTCCGCTCAGCAACCAGCGGACGGACGGCTACGGCGGTAGCCTGGAGAATCGCCTGCGTTTTCCGCTCGAGGTCTTCGAAGCCTGCCGGGCCGTCTGGCCGGACGACAAACCCTTCGCCGTACGCTTCTCAGCGACGGACTGGGTCGATGGCGGCTTCTCACCGGAGGAAGCCGTCGCCTATGCAAAGGAACTGAAAGCACTCGGTTGCGATTTCATCGACGTCACCAGCGGCGGGCTCGACCCGCGGCAGAAGATCGAGGTCAAGCCCGGCTACCAGGTTTTCCTTGCCGAGAAGATCAAGAAGGAAACCGGCATCGCGACGATGGCGGTCGGCATGATCGTGACGCCACAGCAGGCGGAGAAGATCGTCGCCGACGGCGAGGCAGACATGATTGCGCTCGCCCGCGGCGTGATGGACGATCCGCGGTGGGCCTGGCACGCGGCGCAGGCGCTTGGCGAAACCATCGCCTATCCGGCGCAATATGCGCGCTGCGCTCCGGGCGTCTGGCCGGGCGCGGAATGGAAAGATGC comes from Nisaea sediminum and encodes:
- a CDS encoding response regulator transcription factor; translation: MLNSLLIADDHNVVRETLVDYLQASLPGLVIHQAANFNDTWRMREHCGEPDALLIDWHMPGSSGLTGIRRTIETYPNSRVVIFSGEICNSDLEAARSLGVAGYIPKSYGARSVVESLDRLRRDGSCFPPDADACSRTAWKSGHPHQVCRTQRAGLIISPRQIEVLRLAAVGFLNKEIANRLSITEPTVKEHMSNILRSLRAKNRTDAARIARELSLI
- a CDS encoding aldose 1-epimerase, translated to MTAAGIVRLSDRDLHADVWPANGGRLAAFFSLHGEDRFDWMVSAPDADIDSGASGSWGSFPLVPFSNRIRDARFEWDGEIHRIEATEKGAPNAIHGHGRSLSWTIDQVTAQSIDMSYDYMPGDWPFAYRAEQHIVLADGALSLEMRLVNRGDRSMPAGLGHHPYFPWRGGPVVEAGFEDYWPAVDGVLPDGPVTLPPEFDFSAGIPLPRGLDNGFSGWDGRLSIVWPGDGATLTMCGSAELGHMILFSPPQRNFFCAEPVSHAIDAVNLAARGIGKTGLRRLEPGATMTAQIRFAPSS
- a CDS encoding NADH:flavin oxidoreductase/NADH oxidase, which produces MSSHLFSPITLRGLTLDDRIAVSAMCQYQAEDGNANDWHLMHYGSLSMGAGGLLITEATHVSPEGRISPKCLGLYSDENEAAIKRFVDFCKTYGTAKLGIQIAHSGRKGSTQPPGKGGKPIAIAEGGWETVAPSGLGYADWPAPRGLDDAGLAKVKAEFVATTKRADRVGFDLAELHGGHGYLLHQFVSPLSNQRTDGYGGSLENRLRFPLEVFEACRAVWPDDKPFAVRFSATDWVDGGFSPEEAVAYAKELKALGCDFIDVTSGGLDPRQKIEVKPGYQVFLAEKIKKETGIATMAVGMIVTPQQAEKIVADGEADMIALARGVMDDPRWAWHAAQALGETIAYPAQYARCAPGVWPGAEWKDAV
- a CDS encoding PAS domain S-box protein — protein: MADRPLEKSGHGTTPAFDDFLARLPVPAMICSSDGIVRSANSAASALAGVQPRELIGAPIQVSPRYSSLGSAQIASFAEAIVGALHQETPITLELEFASADGSSCFFSHVVSRFDDPASSPGALILAFDVTAQKIASRDLEDRTLELEAIFENAPVMIGMKAPDGRWNKVNRFFASILSMEPEQMSGKRSDDFWPPDVAKQVREHDRKIVETDVTNATVLTTTSYTGRRTIYGTKFPIRNSAGELSYIGFVGVDISDLVEAKKEAELVSFRLREAQRIGNMAYWTWNRHTGELFWSEELFRLLSWDPREHPADVSEFFQRIHPEDRKAFLDRTRQVDEGFRAMIEYRFMAGDGRQIWLYDESLPAIEPDGQKFGILHDITERKEAEIRLRDSEKRLSMAKRIAGLGMWEVDQVARKLIWSEEVYAMLGLEKNALNADISTWKAFIHPDDHETYRTAIKNSFVDRRAYQVEYRALHTDGSYRIILEHGEHEFDASGTAIHSRGTFQDITELKSLHSKLIESQKLEATAALAGGLTHDFNNILGAIAGNLDVMEIRGAARHGFEAPIDRIRQAIRSGQSLTQRLLNFSQNTPPEPTSVSLNRAIENIVTLIGGSIGKCVSLEFTPSPEPLCSEVDISGLETALLNQILNAREAMENGGSIRIALSRADPCCLPESLPRGSYVALSITDDGPGMLPDVAQNAFEAFFTTKRDSGGTGLGLYMVRTFVRLHGGEAILETALDLGTRLTLFLPETTAQYPETALHYENTCSVQHRGKILVVEDQPGIRAFIEDCLRENGYAVEAVASADEAEERFSKSGRNVDALICDINLGSATDGFALARRFRARNPGLAIVFVSGYADNERTAIAGKELGAPLIKKPFRVEDLLTALQQTLHG
- a CDS encoding PaaI family thioesterase — protein: MTKISNAEMERIAREEVPAVGQYGVVFEEIGDGTARAVLPYREDFLRPGGTVSGPVMMGLADVVVYACVLSRIGIVKLAVTTSLNANFLRRPKPADLIAEGRLLKCGKRLAYGEVTLFSAGEEDDPVCHVTATYSIPPEDQR
- a CDS encoding methyl-accepting chemotaxis protein, with product MPPDEIVGQSIDIFHKNPEYQREMLRNPDNLPHRARIEAGDEILDLQVTAMRDAAGQYTGPMLTWEVVTERVRNEAAVARQMQMLDNLPVNVMLADKDTFDIVYVNETSKRTLKRIEHLLPVKASELEGANIDIFHKHPEHQRGILSDRSNLPWKTVISLGEEKLNLQISALDAPDGSYLAPMLTWSVVTENIKMADTVREVVTKVSSASAQLQSNSSAMAESAGIANSTATTVASATEELSSSIVEISRQMSEATKIVNESVRESQRSTEMINSLSEAAERIGEVVSLIQNIAAQTNLLALNATIEAARAGDAGKGFAVVANEVKSLATQTAKATEDISEQVAQIQSAVSDAVGANNAVTRTIERLDEIATGVAAGVEEQSAATQEVATNIIEVQSASSRVGDLSREVLAAADNLATEGISLRDSCDAFVEKTTKG
- the rplM gene encoding 50S ribosomal protein L13, whose product is MRTYSAKPSEIEKKWWIVDAEGVVLGRLATVLANYLRGKHKPTFTPHMDCGDNIVVINADKVKLTGNKLADKNFYWHTGYPGGIKSRTMGQILGGSHPERVIEKAVQRMISRGPLARKQMSNLRIYAGTEHPHEAQQPEVLDVAAMNPKNKR